One genomic region from Candidatus Sericytochromatia bacterium encodes:
- a CDS encoding energy transducer TonB, with translation MPPPPLGLTPRRTTAWGASLSLHALLAALLALGTFAPPAAQKEPETSRVIEVEFIEAPVVVTQRQAAAPQRAAPQPDPVQAQAPPRPAPKPAPATAAAPRRAPKPLSKPVVSRPVRVTHQAPELPVNQTPSPEELIRLAAAARAKRSESDAATRLANLREEGTPQAVANGQPDARQGTASVRQARPQGELSGRGVLSAPSPQYPEVAQRNIWEGTAQIRVYVNPDGSVRDAEVVGSSGFAVLDAAARRAATGYQFTPLAGGESQIESGVIPFSFVIR, from the coding sequence GTGCCGCCCCCCCCACTGGGCCTCACCCCGCGGCGAACGACCGCCTGGGGAGCTTCGCTGAGCCTGCACGCGTTGCTGGCAGCCCTGCTGGCCCTGGGCACCTTCGCTCCCCCCGCCGCGCAGAAGGAACCCGAGACCAGCCGGGTGATCGAGGTGGAGTTCATCGAAGCGCCGGTGGTGGTGACCCAACGCCAGGCCGCGGCACCGCAGCGCGCCGCGCCTCAACCGGACCCGGTGCAGGCCCAGGCGCCTCCCAGGCCAGCGCCCAAACCGGCCCCTGCGACCGCCGCAGCCCCCAGGCGCGCGCCGAAACCGCTGAGCAAGCCCGTGGTCTCGCGCCCGGTGCGGGTGACTCATCAGGCGCCGGAGTTGCCGGTGAACCAGACCCCCTCCCCGGAGGAATTGATTCGCCTGGCCGCGGCGGCACGCGCCAAGCGCTCGGAGAGCGATGCGGCCACCCGCCTGGCCAATCTGCGCGAGGAGGGTACCCCTCAGGCGGTGGCCAATGGTCAACCGGATGCGCGTCAAGGCACGGCAAGCGTCCGCCAGGCGAGGCCACAGGGCGAACTGTCGGGGCGGGGGGTGCTGAGTGCCCCCTCTCCGCAGTACCCGGAGGTGGCGCAACGGAATATCTGGGAAGGCACGGCCCAGATCCGCGTCTACGTGAATCCCGACGGCAGCGTCCGCGACGCGGAGGTCGTCGGGTCTTCGGGCTTTGCCGTGCTCGATGCGGCCGCCCGTCGCGCGGCGACCGGCTACCAGTTCACGCCCCTGGCGGGTGGGGAATCCCAGATCGAGAGCGGCGTGATCCCGTTCAGCTTCGTGATCCGCTGA
- a CDS encoding tetratricopeptide repeat protein produces the protein MPRRRSLFRLTSLLLAGATWLAAPALPVLAASGATPAAEGRTPGSDLAWWTKLNQLLERRAYPAAEAELSVAFNLPGRGGGEADRLAYWLGHAQRRNGRNAEALQHLALVPADSRWFLPALLERAFIRRDLGEDETAIGLLEQAIAILPEDLKSPARAALADLYFTSGQYSKALELYRVLANTYGPAQERGLFAWGWSLLRLKQEEAATNVWKQALERFPTSRYSQAVRLALGNVMLTRGEHLAASTFYNEAARHGADDALMARAELLAGEAYADAKEYALALSHYRAVPPESPLREPASYGEAWATWQQGRGPEALNMFTAWLKRYPRSNYRGGVYFALGALARDAGNQAEASKHFEQVQKVAPRSIWAEEALYELTRQAFAARTHDDVLTLCKKMELQFPRSRWLGPVYWMRGETYLVQGNFSEAVKAYSQLAVLGNQAFLVGKGEEVDFKIGLAQFYAGNYQEAARVLEAVDQGPLLADAVFWQGEARYRLGQYDSARALYGKLVQQHPDFSRLTEAFYGLGWASYKLKDLPGARSAFSEAVRRFPEGRMRQDALYRLGLVLVEMREWEAARKTFETLLKSPLEPNLAAETRFQIAWSLNRQDRLEEAAEAFGALLNLPAAQDLVPRALLWRGRAYFRLKRFPEAITALKAATEHPESSPSLRVEAGQQLAAAHFNIGQFVESRKAYEALLNSGSLPPDHQQEIKQGVVQSLLKAGDYKQARLEISRSGAVSDSDVPTLLAIGQGFVDQANWDEVLETYRIAGKACPPTLRHWAGRALLEKRQWADAAAVLQPLRETTDQELKPLAQYDLARAQRGAGDLAAAKDNLVALSEAYPGKDIGALALREAAEVAREQKDFPAAQNLFRRVAENHGFPLERRRQAWMDLGDLHRQAKQWGPALLAYRGARGLSSPNSLPAALGGYWAGHVLVEMRQFKEAVRELSGLKFPDNAEPLPSLAALKLGEALEQLGRWREAVEVYNRLSNLPPSTERTDARARLDWIEKNIPKEARQ, from the coding sequence ATGCCGAGACGCCGCTCTCTTTTCCGTCTGACTTCCCTGCTCCTGGCCGGGGCCACCTGGCTGGCCGCGCCGGCCTTGCCGGTGCTGGCGGCCTCGGGCGCCACGCCCGCCGCAGAGGGGCGGACACCGGGCTCAGACCTGGCCTGGTGGACCAAGCTCAACCAGTTGCTCGAGCGCCGTGCCTACCCGGCGGCCGAAGCCGAATTGAGCGTGGCCTTCAATCTGCCGGGACGCGGCGGCGGCGAGGCGGATCGCCTGGCTTACTGGCTCGGCCACGCGCAGCGTCGCAATGGGAGGAATGCGGAAGCCCTGCAACACCTGGCGCTGGTTCCTGCCGATTCCCGCTGGTTTCTGCCGGCCCTGCTGGAACGGGCCTTCATTCGGCGCGACCTGGGCGAGGACGAGACGGCCATCGGTTTGCTGGAGCAAGCGATCGCCATTCTGCCCGAAGACCTCAAGTCACCCGCCCGCGCCGCATTGGCTGACCTGTATTTCACCAGCGGACAGTATTCCAAGGCGCTGGAACTGTACCGCGTGCTCGCCAACACCTACGGTCCCGCGCAGGAAAGAGGACTGTTTGCCTGGGGCTGGTCGCTGCTGCGGCTCAAACAGGAGGAGGCGGCCACCAATGTATGGAAGCAGGCACTCGAGCGCTTTCCGACCAGCCGTTACAGCCAGGCCGTCCGACTGGCCCTGGGCAATGTCATGCTCACGCGCGGGGAGCACCTCGCGGCCAGCACTTTCTACAATGAGGCTGCCCGCCATGGCGCAGACGACGCCCTCATGGCCCGCGCGGAGTTGCTGGCCGGCGAAGCCTACGCTGACGCGAAGGAATATGCCCTGGCCCTGAGCCACTATCGGGCGGTCCCTCCCGAAAGCCCGTTGCGGGAACCGGCCAGTTATGGAGAGGCCTGGGCCACCTGGCAACAAGGGCGTGGACCGGAGGCGCTGAACATGTTCACCGCCTGGTTGAAACGCTATCCCCGCAGCAACTACCGCGGGGGGGTGTACTTCGCGTTGGGGGCACTGGCCCGTGACGCGGGCAACCAGGCTGAGGCCAGCAAGCATTTCGAGCAGGTGCAAAAAGTCGCCCCCCGCTCCATCTGGGCGGAAGAAGCGCTTTACGAACTGACCCGCCAGGCGTTCGCCGCGCGCACGCACGACGACGTGCTGACGCTTTGCAAGAAAATGGAGCTTCAATTTCCGCGCAGTCGCTGGCTGGGGCCGGTCTACTGGATGCGCGGAGAGACCTACCTCGTTCAGGGAAATTTCAGCGAGGCCGTGAAGGCCTATTCGCAACTGGCGGTACTGGGTAACCAGGCTTTTTTGGTGGGTAAGGGCGAGGAGGTCGACTTCAAGATCGGGTTGGCGCAGTTCTATGCCGGGAACTACCAGGAAGCCGCGCGCGTGCTGGAGGCCGTCGATCAGGGGCCCTTGCTGGCCGATGCCGTCTTCTGGCAGGGGGAAGCCCGCTACCGGCTGGGCCAGTATGATTCCGCCCGGGCCTTGTACGGAAAACTGGTTCAGCAACATCCCGACTTCAGCCGACTCACGGAGGCTTTTTACGGACTGGGCTGGGCCTCCTACAAGCTGAAGGACCTGCCGGGCGCGCGCTCCGCATTCAGTGAAGCCGTTCGACGCTTTCCCGAGGGCCGCATGCGACAAGATGCCCTCTATCGACTCGGGCTGGTGCTGGTGGAGATGCGCGAGTGGGAAGCCGCGCGCAAGACGTTCGAAACCCTGCTGAAAAGTCCGCTCGAACCAAACCTGGCGGCGGAGACTCGATTTCAGATCGCCTGGAGCCTGAACCGACAGGACCGTCTGGAGGAGGCGGCCGAGGCATTCGGCGCGTTGCTCAATCTGCCCGCGGCTCAGGACCTGGTCCCCCGCGCCCTGCTGTGGCGAGGACGCGCCTATTTCCGTTTGAAGCGATTTCCCGAAGCCATCACGGCCCTCAAAGCGGCCACCGAGCATCCGGAAAGTTCCCCCTCCTTGCGAGTGGAGGCCGGTCAGCAGCTGGCCGCAGCCCACTTCAACATTGGCCAATTCGTCGAATCCCGCAAGGCATACGAAGCGCTGCTCAACTCCGGCTCCCTGCCCCCTGACCACCAGCAGGAAATCAAGCAGGGCGTCGTGCAGTCCCTGCTGAAGGCCGGAGATTACAAGCAGGCACGCCTCGAGATTTCCCGGAGCGGTGCCGTGTCGGACAGCGACGTGCCCACCCTGCTGGCCATCGGCCAGGGCTTCGTCGATCAGGCCAATTGGGACGAAGTGCTGGAGACGTATCGCATCGCTGGCAAGGCCTGCCCCCCCACGCTGCGCCACTGGGCCGGGCGAGCCCTGCTGGAAAAGCGCCAATGGGCCGACGCGGCCGCGGTGCTGCAGCCGTTGCGCGAAACGACGGACCAGGAGTTGAAACCGCTCGCGCAGTACGATCTGGCCCGCGCTCAGCGGGGCGCCGGGGACCTGGCCGCCGCCAAAGACAACCTGGTGGCCCTTTCGGAGGCCTATCCCGGCAAGGACATCGGGGCCCTGGCCCTGCGCGAAGCCGCTGAGGTGGCGCGGGAACAAAAGGACTTCCCAGCCGCCCAAAATCTGTTCCGGCGCGTGGCCGAAAACCACGGTTTCCCGCTGGAACGACGCAGACAGGCCTGGATGGACTTGGGAGACCTGCACCGCCAGGCCAAGCAATGGGGTCCCGCGCTGCTGGCCTATCGCGGCGCGCGCGGCTTGAGCTCCCCCAACAGCCTGCCGGCTGCCTTGGGCGGCTACTGGGCGGGTCACGTGCTGGTGGAGATGCGGCAGTTCAAGGAAGCCGTGCGAGAGCTCTCGGGCCTCAAATTCCCGGACAATGCCGAACCTCTGCCTTCCCTCGCGGCGCTCAAGCTGGGCGAGGCACTCGAGCAACTGGGGCGCTGGCGAGAGGCCGTCGAGGTGTACAACCGCCTGTCGAACTTGCCCCCGTCAACCGAGCGCACGGATGCGCGCGCCCGCCTTGACTGGATCGAAAAAAATATCCCCAAGGAGGCCCGCCAATGA
- the phnE gene encoding phosphonate ABC transporter, permease protein PhnE, translating into MLDLTSPPPATEATVAPVTASSWLPLRRVALWLLALWLLWWSFAGVQLNLAELARGTPQMVDTLGRMVPPDFSRVTDPAVYDKPVELSTLELLTPLPLESGKASLKAYWWQNTFPQTIVGATLQTIQMALAGTVLALILAFPLAFLGARNTTPHPTVYHAIKLVTNFLRTIPDFAVALVLVAAIGLGPFAGTLALAFHTATVLIKLFAEAIEGIDEGVVEALRATGARYGQVLSFAVVPQVMPAFISFVLYRFETNIRAAAVLGMIGAGGIGFLMVSDFRMFQYQQASMTVLVLIVLVMAVDYMSAQLRKLVT; encoded by the coding sequence CGCGCTCTGGCTGCTCGCCTTGTGGCTCCTCTGGTGGTCGTTTGCCGGCGTTCAGCTGAATCTGGCCGAACTCGCCCGGGGCACGCCGCAAATGGTGGATACGCTCGGTCGGATGGTGCCACCGGACTTCTCACGGGTGACCGACCCCGCGGTGTACGACAAGCCTGTGGAACTGTCCACGCTGGAACTTCTGACTCCCTTGCCGCTGGAGTCGGGCAAGGCCTCGCTGAAGGCCTACTGGTGGCAGAACACTTTCCCTCAAACGATCGTGGGCGCGACCCTGCAAACGATCCAGATGGCCCTGGCCGGAACGGTCCTGGCCCTGATCCTGGCTTTTCCGCTGGCGTTTCTGGGGGCGCGCAACACCACCCCGCACCCGACGGTGTATCACGCCATCAAACTGGTGACCAACTTCCTGCGCACGATCCCGGACTTCGCCGTGGCCCTTGTGCTGGTCGCGGCGATCGGCCTGGGACCGTTTGCAGGAACCCTGGCCCTGGCCTTCCACACCGCCACGGTTCTGATCAAGCTGTTCGCCGAGGCCATTGAGGGAATCGACGAGGGGGTCGTGGAGGCGTTGCGAGCCACTGGGGCTCGCTATGGTCAGGTCTTGAGTTTTGCGGTGGTGCCTCAGGTCATGCCGGCCTTCATCTCCTTCGTGCTCTACCGTTTCGAGACCAACATCCGGGCTGCGGCGGTGCTGGGCATGATCGGCGCGGGCGGCATCGGCTTCCTGATGGTGAGCGACTTCCGCATGTTCCAGTACCAGCAGGCCTCCATGACGGTGCTGGTCCTGATCGTCCTGGTGATGGCGGTGGATTACATGAGCGCCCAGTTGCGCAAGCTGGTGACGTGA